A single window of Flavobacteriales bacterium DNA harbors:
- the hisC gene encoding histidinol-phosphate transaminase codes for MFDLDKIVRSNIKAVTAYSSARDEFSGEAKIWLDANENALGSATDKNYNRYPDPAQSAIKTRLKAIKGVSEDQIFLGNGSDEAIDLLVRAFCEPGQDNIIILPPTYGMYTVSAAINNVEVKEVPLTDSFELDTEKIIDSIDSKTKLLFVCSPNNPTGNCLAKESIKILLNNFNGLVVIDEAYIDFEEDKSWLKELDAYSNLVIMQTFSKAWGLAGIRLGMAFASEEIIDILNRIKPPYNINQVTQDIALDALSEVNIAKKNEMVAFLNAEKLLLGLQLRKISQVQKVYPSDSNFLLVKMYNAKLIYDQLVSNEIVVRDRSKVLLCDNCLRITIGTEEENEALINALENIIS; via the coding sequence ATGTTTGATTTAGATAAAATAGTTAGAAGTAATATCAAAGCAGTTACTGCGTATTCGTCTGCTCGAGATGAATTTAGCGGTGAGGCTAAGATATGGCTTGATGCAAATGAAAATGCCTTGGGATCTGCCACGGATAAGAATTACAATCGATATCCTGACCCTGCACAATCTGCTATTAAAACTCGATTGAAAGCAATAAAAGGTGTTTCTGAAGATCAAATATTTTTAGGAAATGGAAGCGATGAGGCAATAGATCTTTTAGTCAGAGCTTTCTGCGAGCCGGGTCAGGATAACATAATTATCCTGCCTCCTACATATGGGATGTATACTGTGTCTGCCGCTATAAACAACGTTGAAGTAAAAGAAGTGCCTTTGACCGATTCGTTCGAATTAGATACAGAAAAAATTATTGATTCTATAGATTCAAAAACTAAACTTCTTTTTGTTTGTTCTCCGAATAATCCAACTGGAAATTGCCTTGCAAAGGAGTCTATTAAAATCTTGTTGAATAACTTCAATGGCTTGGTAGTTATTGACGAAGCATACATTGATTTTGAAGAGGATAAAAGTTGGTTGAAGGAATTAGATGCTTATTCAAACTTGGTGATAATGCAAACGTTTTCAAAAGCTTGGGGGTTAGCTGGAATTCGATTAGGAATGGCCTTTGCAAGCGAAGAAATTATCGATATTTTAAACAGAATTAAACCACCTTATAATATAAACCAAGTTACCCAGGATATTGCATTGGACGCGTTGTCAGAAGTAAATATTGCTAAGAAAAACGAGATGGTTGCATTTTTAAATGCAGAGAAATTATTATTGGGTCTTCAGCTTAGAAAAATAAGTCAGGTCCAAAAGGTTTATCCATCTGATTCTAACTTTTTACTTGTAAAAATGTATAATGCCAAATTGATTTACGATCAGTTGGTAAGCAATGAAATTGTGGTGAGAGATAGGTCAAAAGTTTTATTGTGTGATAACTGTTTAAGAATCACAATTGGAACAGAAGAAGAAAACGAAGCGCTTATAAACGCATTAGAAAATATTATATCATGA